Proteins from one Panicum virgatum strain AP13 chromosome 7K, P.virgatum_v5, whole genome shotgun sequence genomic window:
- the LOC120642500 gene encoding zinc finger protein CONSTANS-LIKE 3-like, translating to MEGAEKSAGGAPAPAYWGLGARPCDACGAEAARLYCRADAAFLCAGCDARAHGAGSRHARVWLCEVCEHAPAAVTCRADAAALCASCDADIHSANPLARRHERQAVAPFYGALADAPKPFASSAAVPKAADDDGSNEAEAASWLLPEPDHGLKEGATTEVFFADSDPYLDLDFARTMDDIKAIGVQNGPAELDLTGAKLFYSDHSMNHSVSSSEAAVVPDAAAGAAPVVPVVSRGLEREARLMRYREKRKSRRFEKTIRYASRKAYAETRPRIKGRFAKRTPGPGGADGEDPLEEHEEEMYSSAAAAVAALMAPGGADADYGVVPTY from the exons ATGGAGGGTGCCGAGAAGTCGGCAGGCggggccccggccccggcctaCTGGGGCCTGGGCGCGCGGCCCTGCGACGCGTGCGGCGCCGAGGCGGCGAGGCTCTACTGCCGCGCGGACGCGGCGTTCCTCTGCGCCGGGtgcgacgcgcgcgcgcacggcgccgGGTCGCGCCACGCCCGCGTCTGGCTCTGCGAGGTCTGCGAGCACGCGCCGGCCGCGGTCACGTGccgcgcggacgccgccgcgctctgcGCCTCGTGCGACGCCGACATCCACTCCGCCAACCCGCTCGCGCGCCGCCACGAGCGCCAGGCCGTGGCGCCCTTCTACGGCGCACTGGCCGACGCGCCCAAGCCCTTCGCCTCGTCGGCGGCCGTGCCCAAAGCGGCCGACGACGACGGGAGCAACGAGGCCGAGGCGGCGTCGTGgctcctccccgagcccgaccACGGGCTCAAGGAAGGCGCCACGACGGAGGTGTTCTTCGCGGACTCCGACCCGTACCTCGACCTCGACTTCGCGCGCACCATGGACGACATCAAGGCCATCGGCGTCCAGAACGGCCCCGCCGAGCTCGACCTCACCGGCGCCAAGCTCTTCTACTCCGACCACTCCATGAACCACAGC GTGTCGTCATCGGAGGCAGCAGTGgtgcccgacgcggcggcgggcgcggcgcccgTGGTTCCAGTGGTGAGCAGGGGTCTGGAGCGGGAGGCCCGGCTGATGCGGTACCGGGAGAAGCGCAAGAGCCGGCGGTTCGAGAAGACGATCCGGTACGCGTCCCGCAAGGCGTACGCGGAGACGCGGCCGCGCATCAAGGGCCGGTTCGCCAAGCGCACCCCCGGgcccggcggcgcggacggggaGGACCCGCTGGAGGAGCACGAGGAGGAGATGtactcctccgccgcggcagcCGTGGCCGCGCTCATGGcccccggcggcgccgacgccgactACGGCGTCGTGCCCACGTATTGA
- the LOC120642475 gene encoding uncharacterized protein LOC120642475, with product MYARGSPKFNMMQATFKQRKLSPRGGGVHKRASPKATQQVVRKRANWNLGLEKGLVELLHYHNNDCYRSQNGWSSEAWNRIVKMFQERFTHVSFSRLQIQEKEKELKRDYNLLKEAKKQSGVHWNEVLGLIEAEPPIWDNIILSYPKAKKFQTKPFPLFDSLGELYDGHVAEGSLNFTSLEPTTLEPARGTKVGASEDLELDDNNSAQFANFDDDDSDDEVRILQQSEPRCVAAMGSNRPRPAATRSGKEPAATSSGKEPAVPRSRKELNATNGGVKVGKRQNQENITSMLKNYMEMKAKQIEEEAAEKAKTVAEEADYSIKNCISLVNSIEELSSEEKAEAFDVFKDAQNRQIFMTAEPVARLIWLRNKMRKGRC from the exons ATGTATGCAAGAGGTTCGCCAAAGTTCAACATGATGCAAGCTACATTTAAGCAAAGGAAGTTGTCACCAAGAGGTGGTGGTGTACATAAGAGAGCATCACCTAAAGCAACACAGCAAG TGGTTCGCAAAAGAGCAAATTGGAATCTAGGACTTGAAAAGGGTTTGGTTGAACTTCTACACTACCACAACAATGATTGTTACAGAAGTCAGAATGGATGGTCCTCAGAGGCATGGAATAGAATTGTAAAAATGTTTCAAGAAAGGTTTACACATGTTTCTTTCTCGAGGTTGCAAATTCAAGAGAAAGAGAAGGAACTGAAGAGGGATTACAACCTACTCAAAGAAGCTAAAAAACAAAGTGGGGTACATTGGAATGAAGTTTTGGGCCTTATTGAAGCTGAACCCCCAATTTGGGATAACATAATCCTG TCCTATCCTAAAGCTAAAAAGTTCCAGACCAAGCCTTTTCCCTTGTTTGATTCACTTGGAGAGTTGTATGATG GACATGTAGCCGAGGGATCCTTGAACTTCACATCTCTTGAGCCAACAACATTAGAACCAGCAAGGGGCACAAAAGTCGGTGCTAGTGAAGACTTGGAGCTTGACGACAACAATTCTGCACAATTTGCCAATTTTGATGAtgatgacagtgatgatgaagTGAGGATCTTGCAACAGTCCGAACCAAGATGTGTTGCTGCTATGGGATCAAATAGGCCTAGGCCTGCTGCAACAAGGTCTGGAAAAGAACCTGCTGCAACAAGTTCAGGAAAAGAACCTGCTGTACCAAGATCAAGAAAAGAACTTAATGCAACAAATGGAGGAGTCAAGGTTGGGAAAAGACAGAATCAAGAAAATATCACTAGCATGTTGAAGAATTACATGGAAATGAAAGCAAAGCAAATTGAAGAGGAGGCTGCCGAAAAAGCAAAGACTGTAGCAGAAGAAGCTGATTACTCGATCAAAAATTGCATAAGTCTTGTGAACAGTATTGAAGAACTCTCTAGTGAGGAAAAGGCTGAAGCTTTTGATGTGTTCAAGGATGCACAAAACAGGCAGATCTTCATGACTGCGGAACCTGTTGCACGCCTAATATGGCTGAGGAACAAAATG cggaaagggaGATGTTAA
- the LOC120642403 gene encoding uncharacterized protein LOC120642403, translated as MPPAPGAVPSLLGITPPHPHCSGLRFLPPTATAGSPFRSRPASFAPPLPRPRPRPRAAAIHASAPASGSSFPSSPTPPARSPGPPEPPSTVAHAGRSKKKKKNPQGGGGGGGGRIEGSGDVRREAKAKARVRSRRMGENAFYRRKRRAAAAAASGQADVFTDAELEMIGMGYDRAVRFMDGPDDPRLRHPHDWYKYGRYGPYHWRGIVVGPPIRGRFSDDRVSLMEEVHDHEEWDRIEQFDMCNQYSHRLNELAGGPGFRYYWVFVRHPRWRPDEKPWAQWTLSAEVAVQAGKEERLDKWSLMGRFGNPTRELITRCAAWTRPDIIYVKRPLYQSRFEPQEDFFKKLRPLVDPATEGNFLFDLELDGQVIRTTYFGGLCRIVKANPKAYVDDVVNAYSRLSEADQSRCLEFLLKNHPMELLHPYTKEWKVKLEEMELGCDAPDESDDDLGDDDENDIVDWINDDEADDVLDGGDSDYEDTVDTNEDLEAVEIENSEDSEKYWDEQWKKALRSSDKMEKLVKTSIEASNERIKQQMELEKEMEWKMDRANAMVMEQEQTEKDEEQDNTRSRSTEDESQSDANTGLFLRAAVRPFTYRNLVKEIVLLRHHIIDGEIV; from the coding sequence atgccgccggcgccgggcgccgTCCCCAGCCTGCTCGGCATCACACCCCCGCACCCGCACTGCTCCGGCCTCCGCTTCCTCCCCCCAACCGCCACCGCCGGCTCCCCCTTCCGCTCCAGGCCCGCATCTTTCGCTCCGCCGTTACCCAGACCCAGACCCAGACCCAGAGCCGCCGCCATCCATGCCTCCGCGCCCGCTTCCGGCTCCTCGTTCCCCTCCTCCCCGACCCCTCCCGCGCGGTCACCGGGCCCGCCGGAGCCCCCCTCCACCGTGGCCCACGCGGGCcgcagcaagaagaagaagaagaacccccagggtgggggcggcggcggcgggggccgcaTCGAGGGGAGCGGCGACGTGCGGCGGGAGGCCAAGGCGAAGGCGCGCGTGCGCAGCCGCCGCATGGGCGAGAACGCCTTCTACCGCCGcaagcgccgcgccgcggcggcggcggcctcgggccAGGCGGACGTCTTCACCGACGCCGAGCTCGAGATGATCGGGATGGGGTACGACCGCGCCGTCCGCTTCATGGACGGGCCCGACGACCCACGGCTCCGCCACCCGCACGACTGGTACAAGTACGGCCGCTACGGGCCCTACCACTGGCGCGGCATCGTCGTCGGCCCGCCCATCCGCGGCCGCTTCTCCGACGACCGCGTCTCGCTCATGGAGGAGGTCCACGACCACGAGGAGTGGGACCGCATCGAGCAGTTCGACATGTGCAACCAGTACTCGCACCGCCTCAACGAGCTCGCGGGCGGCCCCGGGTTCCGCTACTACTGGGTCTTCGTGCGCCACCCCAGGTGGCGCCCCGACGAGAAGCCCTGGGCGCAGTGGACGCTCTCGGCCGAGGTCGCCGTCCAGGCCGGCAAGGAAGAGCGGCTTGATAAGTGGAGCCTTATGGGCAGGTTTGGCAACCCGACGCGCGAGCTCATCACGCGATGTGCGGCCTGGACGCGCCCTGACATCATATACGTCAAACGGCCGCTGTACCAGTCGCGGTTTGAGCCGCAGGAGGATTTCTTCAAGAAGCTTCGCCCATTGGTTGACCCCGCCACGGAGGGCAATTTCTTATTCGATCTTGAGTTGGATGGTCAGGTCATTCGAACAACCTACTTTGGTGGTCTCTGCAGGATAGTGAAGGCCAACCCGAAGGCTTATGTTGACGATGTTGTGAATGCCTACTCAAGGCTGAGCGAAGCTGACCAGTCTCGATGCCTGGAATTCCTGCTCAAGAACCATCCTATGGAGCTCCTGCATCCTTATACCAAGGAGTGGAAGGTGAAACTAGAGGAGATGGAGCTTGGATGTGATGCGCCTGATGAGAGCGACGATGAtcttggtgatgatgatgaaaacGACATTGTCGATTGGATCAATGATGATGAGGCTGATGATGTTTTGGATGGTGGAGACAGTGATTACGAGGATACGGTTGATACCAATGAGGATTTAGAAGCAGTTGAAATTGAAAATAGTGAGGACAGCGAAAAGTACTGGGATGAGCAATGGAAGAAGGCTCTGAGAAGTTCTGATAAAATGGAGAAGCTGGTCAAGACGAGCATCGAGGCATCAAATGAGCGCATTAAACAGCAGATGGAACTTGAGAAAGAGATGGAATGGAAAATGGACAGAGCAAATGCTATGGTTATGGAACAGGAGCAAACTGAGAAAGATGAGGAGCAGGATAACACAAGGAGCAGAAGTACAGAGGATGAAAGTCAGAGCGATGCAAACACAGGGCTCTTCCTGAGGGCTGCTGTACGGCCATTCACTTACAGGAATCTTGTCAAGGAAATCGTTCTGTTGAGACACCATATTATTGATGGCGAGATAGTTTAG